In the Malassezia vespertilionis chromosome 1, complete sequence genome, one interval contains:
- a CDS encoding uncharacterized protein (EggNog:ENOG503NWR7; COG:S; BUSCO:EOG092640PR) translates to MHARQSVPGGGMPDKENTHPAERVHKKRAASMGGAEYAAKLGISPERRAAVRQPRKSAIRATPQVFESPTGLGPNPEHAHIRPSAAADMAVYVAETARAGLQGMPALDERLLSPGLPNPFASVYRESPTKLQESPSKSTGSTQALGTPSAHTIAIPPTLPALDMDDARGRRRVTFSARQKKTDFEQDEPTMSIRPAQDVHDDSQSSVDMSGTTEVSMDISADVFDASTSLGDTMDLTEAWTPHADESGAMSMDDQSTMEFTQAHGRIVRAQEANTSASMDESTMEMTAVWGEYAREATQARESQSPERSPDRRKTMLLLPKDATPRPAATPATPTRLRQSLRAGVASPQYTHSPARRAAPHTPPVASRSQPASATRSASPHFAARARASMGASADPMAWPRSPFIHNLLKQRGRRSSPMRADVSLDEAAVSDTSFHMHLADFLAVIDLKFHEDMQASRSRPARSAERAQGTSVLEQVRLASGAAPMLRTLQNACTELKQHVEDGRLRLESMEEDFYTHPPAFVQEWGQLEDEDMRRSMKGQLNVHKQAARAAAMHDYYGWRTDMQFDEELTAMLSRHRDILEHDAETVHAKRARLEAELLPALRASHAALAQKVQDARAKQQAIAACDPDELRQLHASIEEQQQVLQTMQAKRTEAAEQLARARARLDETASKREQTLEAIQDARAISDQIQGCSPAEAARLERRIAHVETLMQWQLTHRTSTLLQLTHAKSLAVTIELGGRRAFVKRVAVSPILPVEASPMHVAALAMLRVHLKEHAPQETPAVLRMVTRLWLAYRRTRAEVDRLRTHVPVTCQRSNRRPETALEMTAIVFLPHQEAKARVTIEIDFDAPVPVLAESVCVERVYGNLDTAQLAASIRRELSVKPQEAGALARAFVHACARQ, encoded by the exons atgcacgcgcgacaATCTGTCcctggcggcggcatgccAGACAAAGAAAACACGCATCCAGCTGAACGTGTGcacaagaagcgcgcggctAGCATGGGTGGTGCAGAATATGCCGCGAAACTAGGTATCAGTCCcgagcgccgtgctgcggtgcgccagccgcgcaagtcggCGATCCGCGCGACTCCACAAGTATTTGAAAGTCCCACGGGCCTCGGCCCGAACCCAGAGCACGCTCATATTCGTCCATCCGCTGCGGCGGATATGGCAGTGTACGTGGCGGAgacggcgcgtgctggTCTGCAAGGTATgccggcgctggacgagcggCTCTTGTCTCCAGGCCTGCCGAATCCGTTTGCGAGTGTATACCGTGAATCGCCTACGAAGCTGCAGGAGTCGCCCAGTAAATCTACCGGCTCGACACAGGCACTCGGGACGCCCAGTGCGCACACCATAGCTATCCCTCCCACGCTCCCCGCCCTCGACATGGACGATGCAAGAGGAAGGCGCCGTGTGACGTTTAGTGCGCGCCAGAAAAAAAC CGATTTCGAGCAAGACGAGCCGACAATGAGCATACGTCCTGCTCAAGACGTGCACGATGATTCGCAGTCCAGTGTGGACATGAGCGGCACGACCGAGGTATCGATGGACATCTCAGCAGACGTCTTTGATGCCAGCACCTCGCTGGGAGATACGATGGACCTTACAGAGGCCTGGACGCCGCACGCAGATGAGAGCGGAGCAATGTCCATGGACGACCAGAGCACGATGGAATTCACccaagcgcacggccgcaTTGTCCGCGCGCAGGAGGCAAATACCAGTGCATCTATGGACGAGTCCACGATGGAAATGACGGCGGTATGGGGCGAgtatgcgcgcgaggcaacgcaggcgcgcgagtCACAGTCGCCCGAGCGTTCGCCGGACCGGCGCAAGACGATGCTGCTGCTTCCAAAGGACGCCACGCCACGCCCCGCAGCGACTCCTGCGACACCTACGCGGCTCAGGCAGTCTTTGCGTGCCGGCGTCGCCTCGCCGCAGTACACGCACTCGCCCGcccgtcgcgctgcgccgcacacgccgcccgtagcctcgcgctcgcagcCTGCATCGGCCACTCGCTCGGCATCGCCGCAttttgctgcacgcgcgcgtgcatcgatgGGCGCATCTGCCGATCCTATGGCgtggccgcgctcgccatttATCCACAACCtgctcaagcagcgcggccgTCGTTCCTCGCCCATGCGTGCAGACGTGtcgctggacgaggcggcCGTGAGCGACACATCCTTTCATATGCACCTCGCCGACTTTTTGGCCGTGATCGACCTTAAATTCCACGAAGATatgcaagcgtcgcgctcgaggcccgcgcgcagcgccgagcgcgcccaAGGCACTTCGGTCTTGGAGCAAGTGCGCCTTGCGAgcggtgcggcgcccaTGCtacgcacgctgcagaaCGCGTGTACCGAGCTGAAGCAGCACGTTGAAGACGGCCGTCTGCGCCTTGAAAGCATGGAAGAAGATTTCTACACGCACCCCCCCGCATTTGTGCAGGAATGGGGGCAGTTGGAAGACGAAGATATGCGGCGGAGCATGAAAGGCCAGTTGAATGTACATAAACAggctgcacgcgccgctgcaatgcaTGACTACTACGGCTGGCGCACCGATATGCAGTTTGACGAGGAGCTCACGGCGATGCTTTCGCGCCACCGCGACATACTGGAGCACGATGCCGAGACTGTgcatgcaaagcgcgcgcgtctggAAGCAGAGCTTTTGCCTGCGTTGCGTGCAtcacacgccgcgctcgcgcaaaaggtgcaagatgcgcgtgcaaagcagcaggccattgcagcgtgcgatCCGGACGAGCTTCGCCAACTACACGCCTCCAtcgaggagcagcagcaggtGCTGCAGACGATGCAGGCAAAACGCACCGAggccgccgagcagctcgcacgtgcacgcgcacgcctCGACGAAACGGccagcaagcgcgagcagaCACTGGAAGCGAttcaagacgcgcgcgcgatcaGTGATCAGATCCAGGGGTGTTCGCCAGccgaagcggcgcggctggagcggcgcatcgcgcatgTCGAAACGCTCATGCAGTGGCAGCTGACCCACCGTACCTCGACACTGCTCCAGCTCACGCATGCCAAGTCCTTGGCCGTGACCATCGAGCTCGGCGGACGTCGCGCATTTGtgaagcgcgtcgcggttTCGCCCATCCTTCCTGTAGAGGCCTCGCCGATGCAcgttgcagcgctcgccatgctTCGTGTGCATCTCAAGGaacatgcgccgcaagagACGCCCGCAGTGCTGCGTATGGTCACACGGTTGTGGCTAGCATATCGGCGCACGCGAGCCGAAGTGGATCggctgcgcacgcatgTGCCTGTAACGTGCCAGCGAAGTAATCGGCGGCCAGAGACTGCGCTGGAGATGACTGCTATTGTATTCCTCCCACACCAAgaggccaaggcgcgcgtcACGATCGAGATCGACTTTGATGCGCCGGTGCCGGTGCTTGCAGAGAGTGTGTGCGTGGAGCGCGTCTATGGAAATCTGGACACTGCCCAGCTAGCAGCATCCATCCGGCGCGAACTGTCTGTCAAGCCGCAAGAGGCCGGCGCACTGGCTCGCGCATTTGTGCatgcatgcgcgcgtcaATAA
- a CDS encoding tRNA-dihydrouridine(16/17) synthase [NAD(P)(+)] (EggNog:ENOG503P3WK; COG:J), with protein MDARPWWRYVAAPMVNQSDLAFRLTAVHYGATATWTQMYHTQELEQRDVYETLVHALEQGRCADAAHDAVTGERTPQIVQLAGDDPQQLADAAKKVAAYADGIDLNLGCPQRRAKDGHYGAYLLARREWPLVEQLTSALAHATPLVVSTKIRLCDYAPDTVALALRLAHAGSSFITLHGRHVAINRRRAHSAKLEYVAEIRRALLEAGAHASQQGGSTRVLSNGNVRCWDCIVSSLEYTGADGIMVGEPLLEQPSLFSSSLGRTPTWRESMHTYLRFCRAYPLDSLPISRVHQHVQYMVRGGLPHGREARRWEDALKAANSVDAMLALVEAQ; from the exons ATGGATGCACGGCCCTGGTGGCGGTATGTTGCTGCGCCAATGGTGAACCAGTCGGATCTTGCATTCCGGCTCACTGCCGTGCATTATGGTGCGACTGCGACGTGGAC GCAAATGTATCATACGCAGGAACTAGAGCAGCGGGATGTGTACGAAacgcttgtgcatgcgTTGGAGCAGGGCCGCTGTgcggacgcggcgcatgatGCAGTGACTGGGGAGCGTACGCCGCAGATTGTACAGCTTGCTGGGGACGATccgcagcagcttgcggaTGCAGCCAAGAAAGTTGCTGCGTACGCCGACGGAATCGACTTGAATTTGGGGTgcccgcagcgccgcgcaaaagacggGCATTACGGCGCATACTTGTTGGCGCGCCGTGAGTGGCCGCTGGTGGAGCAGCTTACCAGTGCATTGGCACATGCGACGCCTCTTGTCGTCTCGACCAAGATTCGGCTGTGCGACTATGCGCCGGATACAGTTGCGCTCGCTTTGCGGCTAGCGCACGCGGGCTCTTCGTTTATCACTTTGCATGGCCGTCATGTAGCCATAAACCGACGTCGTGCGCATTCTGCGAAACTCGAGTACGTTGCCGAGATACGTCGCGCGTTGCTCGAGgctggcgcgcacgcttcaCAACAGGGAGGCTCGACGCGGGTGTTGAGCAATGGGAATGTGCGGTGCTGGGATTGTATCGTGTCTAGTTTGGAGTACACAGGCGCGGATGGGATCATGGTGGGAGAGCCACTGTTGGAGCAGCCAAG CTTGTTTTCTTCATCGCTCGGCCGCACGCCGACGTGGCGCGAGTCTATGCATACCTATTTGCGATTCTGTCGTGCATACCCTCTAGACTCACTCCCCATTTCGCGCGTTCACCAACATGTGCAGTACATGGTGCGTGGCGGATTACCACACGGgcgcgaagcgcggcgctgggagGACGCGCTCAAAGCGGCAAATTCCGTAGACGCGATGCTAGCGCTTGTGGAGGCGCAGTAG
- a CDS encoding uncharacterized protein (TransMembrane:3 (i360-377o383-403i511-531o)) → MLREIHLVDEEEASECVCLDIRCVGDDHVRSIHTPKRYTIAQVKLALPRLWTEVLDPQGVRLIHRGRLLEDDVLIETLEAEASGRVLAHAAIRPGALSKNAAEEAAAPATETAPAVVSEHAAHLASAPGESAHDRTHVPISTPVAASSHFSAPPRAPGERNRLVSFVEQLHDAELEPLAHTLYITFQCYTHYYEKQLRPKHGKTAPRLVAPFSFDWAGAEQGMADRVLRTASVDFAERTVMQWMPLQLVCRRWQEQPTAPARGVFHYDPVEIDGLSYVRRTYHEPAPQSTADISRIIEERMVFLNDVMLALARLHDVNQWKQVASDALVYAQSRHAVLPWRSLTAELVEILRDLWGIWDTLFWLSLRVAFVAVLLVAEAPKLHAQVVVAGLCLFTLVQCFVLVRQRRRERSTSQAPATASPPLPTNADEEVEADEAVAMLQVPILPPHIPRASPYTFQYWLELIARYNLADEERAMGFEHDTARGETPRIRWVRRDWTQVREPGQCPSSPLLHAYVAMPLFLAILTLYPQAEELRSDALSLRRDAILGLAKNWERLRESGKPIGSMPRVLEHPYAKTLVQQEAQRQRRRQHEA, encoded by the coding sequence ATGTTGCGTGAAATTCACCTGGTggacgaagaagaggcgTCGGAGTGTGTCTGTCTGGATATTCGGTGTGTGGGCGATGACCACGTGCGGTCTATACATACCCCGAAGCGGTATACAATTGCCCAAGTAAAgctggcgctgccgcgGCTGTGGACAGAAGTGCTAGATCCGCAAGGCGTGCGCCTCATTCACCGCGGCCGCCTCCTCGAGGATGACGTATTGATCGAGACGCTAGAGGCGGAAGCGTCCGGTAGAGTGCTGGCACATGCTGCCATCCGCCCGGGCGCGCTCAGCAAGAACGCCGCAGAGGAAGCGGCAGCGCCCGCCACAGAAACAGCGCCCGCCGTGGTTTCCGAACATGCGGCACATTTGGCGTCTGCTCCTGGCGAATCTGCTCACGATAGAACGCATGTGCCCATATCCACACCCGTCGCGGCTTCTAGCCATTTTTCcgcaccgccgcgtgcgccagGCGAGCGCAACAGACTTGTCTCGtttgtcgagcagctgcacgatgcagagctcgagccgctcgcgcaTACCTTGTATATTACATTCCAGTGCTACACACACTACTACGAAAAGCAGCTCCGGCCAAAGCACGGAAaaactgcgccgcgcctcgtgGCGCCATTTTCTTTTGATTGGGCCGGTGCGGAGCAAGGTATGGCCGACCGAGTGCTGCGAACCGCATCGGTCGACTTTGCAGAGAGAACTGTGATGCAATGGATGCCATTGCAGTTGGTATGCAGGCGTTGGCAAGAGCAGCCCACGGCCCCAGCCCGTGGCGTATTCCACTACGACCCGGTCGAGATCGATGGGCTTTCTtacgtgcggcgcacgtatCACGAACCTGCGCCACAATCCACCGCCGACATCAGCCGCATCATTGAAGAACGCATGGTGTTTCTTAACGATGTCATGCTTGCAttggcgcgcctgcacgaTGTGAATCAATGGAAACAAGTGGCAAGCGATGCACTTGTATATGCACAGTCGCGCCACGCCGTGttgccatggcgctcgcTTACAGCAGAGCTGGTGGAGATCTTACGCGACCTTTGGGGCATTTGGGACACGCTCTTTTGGCTCAGCCTGCGTGTTGCATTTGTCGCCGTGCTTCTCGTCGCAGAAGCACCGAAACTGCACGCGCAGGTTGTAGTCGCTGGCCTGTGTCTCTTTACGCTTGTCCAATGTTTTGTTCTTGtgcggcagcgcaggcgTGAGCGGTCGACTTCACAGGCTCCTGCCACCGCATCTCCACCGCTGCCGACGAACGCCGACGAGGAGGTAGAGGCAGACGAGGCAGTAGCGATGTTGCAAGTGCCGATCCTTCCTCCGCACATTCCCCGAGCGTCACCGTACACGTTCCAGTACTGGCTCGAGCTTATAGCACGCTACAACCTTGCAGATgaggagcgcgcgatgggcTTTGAGCACGatacggcgcgcggcgaaacCCCCCGAATCCGATGGGTGCGTCGCGATTGGACCCAAGTGCGTGAGCCAGGACAATGCCCTTCGTCACCACTCTTGCATGCGTATGTCGCCATGCCGCTTTTCTTGGCGATCTTGACGTTGTACCCACAAGCAGAGGAGCTGCGGTCCGATGCGCTcagtctgcgccgcgatgcgaTTCTTGGCCTTGCGAAAAATTGGGAGCGTCTGCGCGAGTCTGGCAAGCCGATCGGCAGTATGCCACGGGTCCTGGAACACCCCTATGCCAAAACACTCGTGCAacaagaggcgcagcgccaacgGCGACGGCAGCACGAAGCGTAG
- the VPS28 gene encoding Vacuolar protein-sorting-associated protein 28 (COG:U; EggNog:ENOG503NV62), which produces MNVFEEQRLYTTNQERENYENMATLFSLISCMDYLERAYVRGAITEEAYTPTCLRLLAQYKTAIKLVADPTKPHPFRFVDVDAFMAQFNVPAAHRLALGIPATVEHAGADTTNAAFSTHAQRVAETTQNFITLMDALKLRMRAKDQLHPLFSDLLSVYTKVGAEEEGRAKLLQWLISLNKLSASAEVDEEQAREVR; this is translated from the exons ATGAATGTGTTTGAG GAACAACGCCTGTACACGACCAACCAAGAGCGTGAGAATTATGAGAATATGGCGACATTATTCAGCTTGATTTCGTGCATGGACTATTTGGAGCGTGCgtacgtgcgcggcgcaattACCGAGGAAGCATACACACCCACTTGCCTGcgtctgcttgcgcagtaCAAGACGGCGATCAAATTGGTCGCAGATCCCACCAAGCCGCATCCGTTCCGTTTTGTGGATGTGGACGCATTTATGGCACAATTTAATGTGC cggcggcgcatcgacttgcgctcggcatcCCAGCCACCGTCGAGCACGCAGGCGCAGACACGACGAACGCAGCGTTTTCGACGCATGCTCAGCGCGTTGCGGAAACGACGCAGAATTTTATAACATTGATGGACGCACTCAAGCTGCGGATGCGGGCAAAAGACCAGCTGCACCCGTTGTTTAGCGATTTGCTGAGCGTGTATACCAAAGTCGGTGCGGAAGAAGAGGGGCGGGCAAAGCTGCTGCAGTG GCTGATTTCGCTAAACAAGCTcagcgcaagtgccgaGGTGGACGaagagcaagcgcgcgaagTGCGTTGA